One window of Nostoc sp. C052 genomic DNA carries:
- a CDS encoding FAD-dependent oxidoreductase: MRIAIVGGGASGMVTAYLLDKQGHHVTVFERQPTLGGHIRTLNKNVQPNQSDCNEILENGVLEFPTVFYNFIALMEELGVELEPLNMGSAMFFKNGSHFLSRVAIQKNFTGIRRLIEYLRLDTLYARSAGLWLRIKFAHLQDFYNQPLSQYLKQPCIRNTWLKLLIMYSYSMPLELIDDFPAELAMPVLRKDVAVHWLRVKGGVYSYIEKILARFQGEVLLNVEIDRIFRTSDTVKIVRSTGEIQEFDKVVFATPPDQVMALLADPTDAEIKRFSAWKANYATTLLHTDSSIYNRYGIKQPSEFDFFQAKSRWGYNSCLNQICNISSPPNYFLSFQLEELIARDSEALLQAERIIHIEKHHTPLYTTESFQYRDEVVATNGENNTYHAGAYLGDGLHEGAITSAFRVAQLVGLSQGSIDITNPKSIPQFVQH, translated from the coding sequence ATGAGAATCGCGATCGTTGGGGGAGGAGCCAGTGGCATGGTGACAGCTTACCTGCTCGATAAACAAGGGCATCATGTCACTGTGTTTGAACGACAACCTACTTTAGGTGGACATATTCGGACACTGAACAAGAACGTTCAGCCGAACCAATCCGATTGTAATGAAATTTTGGAAAATGGAGTGCTGGAATTTCCGACTGTGTTTTACAACTTCATCGCCCTCATGGAAGAGTTAGGGGTGGAACTAGAACCCCTGAATATGGGTTCAGCGATGTTTTTCAAAAATGGCAGCCACTTTCTATCAAGAGTCGCAATCCAGAAGAACTTCACAGGTATTCGCCGCCTGATTGAATATTTACGCCTCGATACCCTCTATGCCCGTTCTGCTGGATTATGGCTAAGAATAAAATTTGCTCACCTGCAAGATTTTTATAATCAGCCTTTGTCGCAATACTTGAAACAGCCCTGTATTCGTAATACTTGGCTAAAATTGCTAATTATGTATAGCTATTCAATGCCGTTGGAACTGATTGATGATTTTCCGGCAGAATTGGCAATGCCTGTCTTACGCAAGGATGTCGCAGTCCACTGGCTCAGGGTTAAAGGCGGTGTGTATTCTTACATTGAAAAAATTCTGGCGCGATTCCAGGGTGAGGTTTTGCTGAATGTAGAGATTGACCGGATTTTCAGAACCTCGGATACTGTGAAAATTGTGCGATCGACTGGTGAAATTCAGGAGTTTGATAAAGTCGTGTTTGCTACGCCACCCGACCAAGTGATGGCGTTGTTAGCAGATCCAACGGATGCCGAAATCAAACGGTTTTCTGCTTGGAAAGCCAATTATGCGACTACCTTACTGCATACAGATAGTTCCATATACAACCGTTATGGCATTAAACAACCCTCAGAATTTGATTTCTTTCAGGCAAAAAGCCGATGGGGTTATAACAGTTGCCTAAATCAAATTTGTAACATCTCATCCCCACCAAATTATTTTCTCTCGTTCCAACTAGAGGAGTTGATTGCACGCGATAGCGAAGCGCTGCTGCAAGCAGAACGCATTATTCACATTGAAAAACATCACACCCCGTTATATACCACTGAATCTTTTCAATATCGAGATGAAGTAGTTGCCACTAATGGCGAGAACAACACTTACCATGCAGGAGCCTACCTTGGTGATGGCTTGCATGAAGGAGCTATAACTTCTGCCTTTCGAGTTGCTCAACTGGTTGGGTTAAGCCAAGGCTCGATTGATATCACAAATCCTAAATCAATACCACAATTTGTACAACATTGA